From one Dehalococcoidia bacterium genomic stretch:
- the ilvN gene encoding acetolactate synthase small subunit, which produces MAKHTIIAMVENKPGVLNRVASLFRRRGFNIESIAVGHTEMDGISRMTIVVDGTGSLVEQVRKQLDKLIDVVKVTDITEDSLLARELALIKVNSTPATRSEIIQIVDIFRAKIVDVSADSVVVEVSGDEDKLESLLRMLRGFGIKEIARTGRIAITRGAAGPILVEEERPRREQARPRKNKGISEISNL; this is translated from the coding sequence ATGGCCAAGCATACAATAATAGCCATGGTGGAAAACAAGCCCGGGGTGCTGAACCGGGTTGCCAGCCTTTTCCGAAGGAGGGGGTTCAATATCGAGAGCATAGCCGTTGGCCATACCGAGATGGATGGGATTTCACGGATGACCATCGTTGTCGATGGCACTGGTAGCTTGGTGGAGCAGGTTAGAAAGCAGCTCGATAAGCTCATCGATGTGGTCAAGGTTACCGACATCACCGAAGATAGTCTGCTAGCGCGGGAGTTGGCTCTGATCAAGGTTAATAGCACTCCTGCCACCAGGAGTGAGATTATCCAGATTGTGGACATCTTCAGGGCCAAAATTGTGGATGTCTCTGCCGATTCTGTGGTAGTGGAGGTAAGTGGTGATGAGGACAAACTGGAATCGCTACTTCGCATGCTGAGAGGCTTCGGCATCAAGGAGATCGCGCGCACCGGAAGAATCGCGATAACGCGGGGGGCCGCTGGTCCCATCCTGGTAGAGGAGGAAAGGCCGCGGAGGGAGCAGGCACGACCCAGGAAGAATAAAGGCATTAGCGAGATATCAAATCTGTAA
- the ilvC gene encoding ketol-acid reductoisomerase: protein MAKIYYDKDANLELIKEKTIGIIGFGSQGHAHAQNLKDSGCQVMVGELKNSEPWKAAAKAGLKVASADEVAKAADIIMMLVPDQLQKEVYNSSIEKNLKKGDMLMFAHGFNIHYNQIIPSPKIDVTMIAPKSPGHMLRRLFTEGSCPPALVAVHQNASGKAKEMALAYAKGIGCTRAGVLETTFAEETETDLFGEQTVLCGGVTSLIKAGFETLVDAGYQPEIAYFEVCHELKLIIDLIYQGGFSYMRYSVSDTAEYGDYTRGPRVIDDYVREEMEQILCEIQDGTFAREWILENQAGRPSFNASRRHEAEHEIEKVGKKLRAMMPWLKR from the coding sequence ATGGCGAAAATTTACTACGACAAGGATGCAAATTTAGAGCTCATTAAGGAAAAGACTATCGGCATAATCGGTTTCGGCAGCCAGGGCCATGCCCACGCCCAGAACCTCAAGGATAGCGGATGCCAGGTCATGGTGGGCGAGCTGAAGAATAGCGAGCCGTGGAAAGCAGCGGCCAAGGCGGGGCTTAAGGTGGCCAGCGCTGATGAGGTGGCCAAGGCTGCGGACATAATCATGATGCTTGTCCCTGACCAGCTGCAAAAAGAGGTCTACAATAGCTCAATCGAGAAGAACCTAAAAAAGGGTGATATGCTGATGTTCGCTCATGGCTTTAACATCCACTATAACCAGATTATCCCTTCCCCGAAGATCGATGTGACCATGATAGCTCCCAAGAGCCCGGGCCACATGCTGCGCCGACTCTTCACCGAGGGCTCATGCCCCCCGGCGCTGGTGGCCGTCCACCAGAACGCCTCGGGAAAGGCCAAGGAGATGGCGCTGGCCTATGCCAAGGGTATAGGCTGCACCAGGGCGGGAGTGCTGGAGACCACTTTCGCCGAGGAGACGGAGACCGACCTATTCGGGGAGCAGACCGTGCTCTGTGGTGGCGTAACCTCACTAATTAAGGCCGGCTTCGAGACCCTGGTAGATGCCGGTTACCAGCCGGAGATCGCCTACTTCGAGGTGTGCCATGAGCTGAAGCTTATCATTGACCTCATCTACCAGGGTGGCTTTTCCTATATGCGCTATTCGGTGAGCGATACCGCGGAATACGGCGATTACACCAGGGGACCCAGGGTCATCGACGACTACGTGAGGGAGGAGATGGAGCAGATCCTCTGCGAGATTCAGGATGGCACCTTCGCCCGCGAATGGATACTGGAGAATCAAGCGGGGCGACCCAGCTTCAACGCCTCCCGCCGCCACGAGGCGGAGCACGAGATCGAGAAGGTAGGCAAGAAGCTGAGGGCGATGATGCCCTGGCTCAAGCGATAA
- a CDS encoding 2-isopropylmalate synthase: MSEKSKKSQKAERVIIFDTTLRDGEQAPGATLNINEKLEIARQLEKLGVDIIEAGFPIASPGDFEAVRLIAEEVKGSSLCALAHADAEAIDRAWEAIKKAKSPRIHVFLSSSDIHLTYQLKKGQAEVLELACEMVAHARGHVEDVEFSPMDATRTSPEFIYQIIQAVIEAGATTVNIPDTVGYTTPEEFSSLIRGIFEHVPNIHEAVVSVHCHDDLGLAVANSLAALASGARQVECTINGIGERAGNASMEEIVMALRTRKDLFDLTTNINTSQIYKASRLVSELTGFSIPPNKAIVGANAFRHESGIHQDGVIKEPTTYEIMDARTIGLPSSTLVLGKHSGRHALKTRLEELGYSLNEEDLDRAFSAFKELADKKKEVTHRDLESLVAEEMRTMSEAYHLEQVQVSCGDKSVPTATVKLIAPDGRVLADAALGAGPVDAVYEAINRLVGVPNKLIEFSVTSITEGIDAIGEVTIRIESEGRVYTGRGAATDIIVASAKAYMNALNRLLAAKERG; encoded by the coding sequence ATGAGTGAGAAGAGCAAAAAGAGCCAAAAGGCGGAGCGAGTTATAATCTTCGATACCACACTTCGTGATGGGGAGCAGGCGCCGGGGGCCACCCTTAACATCAATGAGAAGCTGGAGATCGCCCGGCAGTTGGAAAAACTCGGTGTCGATATCATCGAGGCTGGTTTCCCTATCGCCTCACCTGGGGACTTTGAGGCGGTGCGCCTTATTGCCGAGGAGGTTAAAGGGTCGTCCCTCTGTGCCCTGGCACATGCCGATGCCGAGGCCATTGACCGTGCCTGGGAGGCGATAAAAAAGGCGAAGAGCCCCCGCATCCATGTATTCCTCTCCAGCTCGGATATCCATCTCACCTATCAACTGAAAAAGGGGCAGGCTGAGGTACTGGAATTGGCCTGCGAGATGGTCGCTCACGCCAGGGGGCACGTGGAGGATGTGGAGTTCTCCCCGATGGATGCGACGCGCACCAGTCCTGAGTTCATCTATCAGATCATCCAGGCGGTGATCGAGGCGGGAGCCACCACGGTAAATATCCCCGATACCGTTGGCTATACCACTCCCGAGGAGTTCAGTAGCCTTATCAGGGGCATCTTTGAGCATGTGCCCAATATCCACGAGGCGGTGGTAAGCGTTCACTGCCACGACGACCTCGGGCTGGCGGTGGCCAACAGCCTGGCGGCACTGGCCTCAGGCGCTCGCCAGGTGGAATGCACCATAAATGGAATTGGAGAGCGGGCAGGGAACGCGTCAATGGAGGAGATAGTGATGGCGCTCCGCACCCGCAAGGACTTATTCGACCTGACCACCAATATCAATACATCCCAGATTTATAAGGCCAGTCGCCTGGTGAGCGAGCTCACAGGCTTTTCTATCCCTCCCAACAAGGCCATCGTGGGAGCCAATGCCTTCCGCCATGAGTCGGGGATTCATCAGGATGGCGTCATTAAGGAGCCGACTACCTATGAGATTATGGATGCCCGCACCATCGGGTTGCCCTCAAGCACGCTGGTGTTGGGCAAGCATAGCGGGCGCCATGCCCTGAAAACGAGGCTCGAGGAACTGGGCTACAGCCTTAATGAAGAGGACCTCGATCGCGCCTTCTCCGCCTTCAAGGAGCTTGCCGACAAGAAAAAGGAGGTCACCCACCGTGACCTCGAGTCACTGGTGGCGGAGGAGATGCGTACCATGTCGGAAGCCTACCATCTGGAGCAGGTGCAGGTCTCCTGCGGCGACAAGAGCGTGCCCACGGCCACGGTGAAGCTTATAGCACCTGATGGCCGGGTGCTGGCCGATGCAGCTCTGGGCGCAGGACCGGTAGACGCCGTCTATGAGGCGATCAACCGCCTTGTGGGCGTTCCCAATAAACTTATCGAGTTTAGCGTCACGTCGATCACCGAGGGCATCGACGCCATCGGTGAGGTGACCATCAGGATCGAGAGCGAGGGCCGGGTCTATACCGGTCGGGGTGCTGCCACCGATATCATCGTGGCTTCAGCTAAAGCCTACATGAACGCACTAAATCGGCTTCTGGCAGCGAAAGAAAGAGGGTAG
- a CDS encoding DUF3795 domain-containing protein: MAEAKSDDLTAYCGLDCGKCFGYTRTVSEAAKQLRRTMRAEKIKQVWPTIPFLGDYDTFKKHLDALAGLRCRGCLEGGGNPFCKIRKCCLKRGYGSCAQCDEFERCEKLAFLEPGHGDVHLKKLRKIKSLVA; the protein is encoded by the coding sequence ATGGCGGAGGCAAAAAGCGACGACCTGACAGCTTACTGCGGCCTCGATTGCGGCAAATGCTTCGGTTACACCAGGACGGTGAGCGAAGCGGCCAAGCAACTGCGGCGCACCATGCGAGCCGAGAAGATAAAGCAGGTATGGCCCACCATCCCCTTCCTAGGTGACTACGATACCTTCAAGAAGCATCTCGATGCCCTCGCCGGCCTCAGGTGCAGGGGTTGCCTAGAGGGGGGTGGCAACCCCTTTTGCAAGATACGTAAGTGCTGCCTCAAGCGTGGCTACGGTAGCTGTGCCCAGTGCGATGAGTTCGAGCGCTGTGAGAAGCTCGCCTTCCTCGAGCCGGGACACGGGGACGTACACCTGAAAAAACTTAGAAAAATTAAAAGCTTAGTGGCCTAA